A region of uncultured Draconibacterium sp. DNA encodes the following proteins:
- a CDS encoding YfhO family protein: MNIDHFIKKYGSILLLAVCIIAFWQVAFLQNGMKWDFVDAYLPARYFFSEAVLNNIFPFWNPYLLYGVPCYADLVSVFSPEFWLVANMFGYSNITLQYVFLAYVFFAGVNFRYFLQRFNVNEPIALSLAIAYMLSGFTVGNAQHIGFIAGYALLPLVVAAYVEYARQPETKSLVRFALVYLVMVFAGYPGITIILSYLLLCLFCYYFVLSFRKSVKRFFVSHLILAGIILVGSFVLLLAYSQAQPYLSRYSGLTLETVLRHPFSLRSFWSFLFPYSTTTDVAFFNTDPSMSNAYFGLFGLALLVYALTGKIKQKAGVIFLLFAVFSLLTAMGSRFFLREFLYDHIPLMNMFKYPSIFRALTIFGFLAYAGLNCKIDDITSANKKKLLAVISVLAIIILFVVVRSVGQLEASVLFDFNLSLADRLQKTTIHEAFVLQGIIHLLLLGCFFIVLVLKQKYLPIAIVFLFAFDAIVSIQLNLHYTVVSDIDSIEFKADLDSQPKGFPIPELRPIGENTDKNASGKFTWRNNNVFPKRPTFDGLVSFKSDGYSTLSDDFPEVLDVMKMQPLFFFSDDVRANGDTANIGPKTVLLEPSDLQNINGKKQQQHQANKLEIESFSPNKIVVHTETLHEQLLVFQQNYFSGWKVTIDGKEQKIVRANYALMGTIVPAGEHVVQFSYGNKLIIVLFVVAMLLMLVLAGLLLFIHWKEDLKHRRMILGSAFGLVLLFIAFSGINRWRYHKKTSRLLPEIAEEFEALKNYDVTTFLSYASGTLVEMPNTDHQIYLDGNMNVAAFGKVLAETHTLQFALAWVNGAISKEVLELFSSYFPQVEKERISGNSGFILARKGDDEMSDFDEDFETGTNRVWEIDKTRIKIDSVTANAYYTFLPDQRWGAVLNITVDGTNSDLEKITVLGDLRFPEVFSEVNMVITVSRGKDQQEYYTRVISDFTYETGVWSRFAVVKMIDFDLQSGDVIHIYLWNRTEARFDIDNLRLKMCSGN, encoded by the coding sequence TTGAATATCGACCATTTTATAAAAAAGTACGGAAGCATACTGTTATTGGCGGTTTGTATTATTGCCTTTTGGCAGGTAGCCTTTCTTCAAAATGGCATGAAATGGGATTTTGTGGATGCTTATTTACCGGCCCGCTACTTTTTTTCTGAAGCGGTTTTAAATAATATTTTTCCGTTTTGGAATCCTTACCTTTTGTATGGTGTACCTTGTTATGCTGATCTGGTTTCGGTTTTTAGCCCCGAATTCTGGCTTGTTGCCAACATGTTTGGCTACTCGAATATTACTCTGCAGTATGTGTTTTTAGCCTATGTATTTTTTGCAGGAGTCAACTTCAGGTACTTTCTGCAACGATTTAATGTAAATGAGCCGATTGCACTTTCGCTGGCAATTGCTTACATGCTTTCGGGTTTTACGGTGGGAAATGCACAGCATATCGGGTTTATTGCAGGATATGCGTTGTTACCTCTTGTTGTAGCCGCTTATGTTGAGTATGCAAGGCAGCCCGAAACGAAAAGTTTGGTGCGTTTTGCTCTTGTATATTTAGTTATGGTTTTTGCCGGTTACCCTGGTATTACAATAATTCTTTCCTATTTGTTGCTGTGTCTGTTTTGTTATTATTTCGTTTTATCCTTCAGGAAAAGTGTTAAGCGTTTTTTTGTTTCTCATCTGATTTTGGCCGGTATTATACTTGTCGGAAGTTTCGTATTGCTGCTGGCTTATTCGCAGGCACAACCCTATTTAAGTCGTTATTCCGGATTAACACTCGAAACCGTTTTAAGGCACCCGTTTTCTTTGCGCTCATTTTGGTCGTTTCTGTTTCCATATAGTACAACAACCGATGTGGCTTTCTTTAACACCGATCCTTCCATGTCGAATGCATATTTCGGACTGTTCGGACTGGCGTTGCTGGTTTATGCTTTAACCGGAAAGATCAAACAAAAAGCAGGGGTGATCTTTTTGTTGTTCGCAGTATTTTCTTTGTTAACCGCGATGGGCAGCCGGTTCTTTTTAAGGGAATTTCTGTACGATCATATCCCGTTAATGAATATGTTTAAATATCCATCGATTTTCAGAGCACTCACCATATTTGGTTTTTTGGCTTATGCGGGACTTAATTGTAAAATCGATGATATTACATCCGCAAATAAAAAGAAGCTGCTGGCGGTTATTAGCGTGTTAGCGATTATTATTTTATTCGTTGTTGTACGATCGGTGGGACAACTTGAAGCTTCTGTGCTATTCGACTTCAATTTATCATTGGCCGATCGTTTGCAAAAAACAACAATTCATGAGGCTTTTGTTTTGCAGGGCATTATTCATTTATTGTTGTTGGGATGCTTTTTTATCGTGCTGGTTCTCAAACAAAAATATTTACCAATAGCTATCGTATTTCTGTTTGCCTTCGACGCGATTGTTTCAATCCAACTGAATTTGCATTACACGGTAGTTAGCGATATTGATTCTATTGAATTTAAAGCAGATTTAGATTCACAACCCAAAGGATTTCCTATTCCTGAATTGCGTCCGATTGGTGAAAATACGGACAAGAATGCATCCGGAAAATTTACCTGGAGAAACAACAATGTGTTTCCCAAACGTCCCACATTCGATGGACTGGTTTCCTTTAAATCAGATGGTTATTCCACGCTGAGCGATGATTTTCCGGAAGTGCTGGATGTAATGAAAATGCAGCCGCTTTTTTTCTTCTCCGATGATGTGAGGGCAAACGGAGATACGGCTAACATTGGCCCGAAAACCGTTTTGTTAGAGCCATCGGATTTGCAGAATATTAATGGAAAAAAGCAGCAACAGCATCAGGCAAATAAATTAGAAATTGAAAGCTTTTCCCCGAATAAAATTGTTGTACACACCGAAACACTACACGAGCAGTTGTTGGTTTTTCAGCAAAATTACTTTTCAGGATGGAAAGTAACAATCGATGGTAAAGAGCAAAAAATAGTGCGTGCAAACTATGCTTTAATGGGCACCATCGTTCCGGCAGGAGAACATGTTGTTCAATTCAGTTATGGTAACAAGTTAATAATCGTGTTATTTGTTGTTGCGATGCTGCTCATGTTGGTATTGGCAGGCCTGCTTCTGTTTATACATTGGAAAGAGGATTTAAAACACCGTCGAATGATTCTGGGGTCAGCATTTGGATTGGTGTTGTTGTTTATAGCTTTTAGTGGTATTAACAGGTGGCGCTATCATAAAAAGACTAGCCGATTATTGCCTGAAATTGCAGAAGAATTCGAAGCTTTAAAAAACTACGATGTTACCACTTTTTTGAGTTATGCTTCAGGTACTCTGGTTGAGATGCCAAATACCGATCATCAAATTTATCTTGATGGCAATATGAATGTGGCCGCCTTTGGTAAGGTGCTGGCCGAAACGCACACGCTACAATTTGCGTTGGCCTGGGTGAATGGTGCCATTAGTAAAGAAGTGCTGGAGCTGTTTTCTTCTTATTTTCCGCAGGTGGAAAAAGAAAGAATTTCAGGAAATTCAGGCTTTATTCTTGCTCGGAAGGGCGATGATGAAATGTCGGATTTTGATGAAGATTTTGAGACGGGAACAAATCGTGTATGGGAGATAGACAAAACGAGGATTAAAATCGACTCTGTGACAGCAAATGCGTATTACACTTTTCTGCCAGACCAAAGGTGGGGAGCAGTATTAAACATTACTGTCGATGGAACTAATAGTGACCTAGAAAAAATTACGGTGTTGGGAGATTTACGTTTCCCCGAAGTGTTTTCGGAGGTAAATATGGTTATTACAGTATCGCGGGGTAAAGACCAACAGGAATATTATACCCGAGTAATAAGTGATTTTACCTACGAAACAGGAGTTTGGTCGCGGTTTGCCGTTGTAAAAATGATTGATTTTGACTTGCAATCAGGCGATGTAATTCATATTTATTTATGGAACAGAACTGAAGCCCGGTTTGATATTGATAACCTGAGATTGAAAATGTGCAGTGGTAATTAG
- a CDS encoding non-canonical purine NTP diphosphatase, producing MKLVFATNNKHKLEELQAILGDHFTLLSLKDIECFDEIPEEQPTLEGNASQKAFYIYDKFGMDCFADDTGLEIEALDGEPGVFSARYAGEDKNSEANMNKVLEKLAKINDRKARFRTVISLIIDGEEKQFEGIVNGEILKEKRGGSGFGYDPIFKPEGFEQSFAEMGLEDKNKISHRGRAVQKLVDYLKKLD from the coding sequence ATGAAGCTCGTTTTTGCAACAAACAACAAACATAAACTGGAAGAATTACAGGCTATTTTGGGCGATCATTTTACGCTGCTTAGTTTAAAAGATATTGAATGTTTCGACGAAATCCCTGAGGAACAGCCCACATTGGAAGGAAATGCAAGCCAGAAGGCTTTTTACATCTACGACAAATTCGGTATGGATTGTTTTGCCGACGACACCGGTTTGGAAATTGAAGCCCTGGACGGTGAGCCCGGAGTTTTCTCGGCACGTTATGCCGGCGAAGATAAAAATTCGGAGGCGAATATGAATAAGGTGCTCGAAAAACTGGCTAAAATAAATGACCGGAAAGCACGTTTTAGAACTGTAATTTCGCTGATAATTGATGGCGAAGAGAAACAATTCGAAGGCATTGTAAATGGCGAAATACTAAAGGAAAAACGAGGTGGATCGGGATTTGGCTACGACCCCATTTTTAAACCGGAAGGATTTGAGCAGTCGTTTGCCGAAATGGGCCTCGAAGATAAAAACAAGATCAGTCACCGGGGGCGAGCTGTACAAAAGCTGGTCGACTATTTAAAAAAGCTCGATTAA
- a CDS encoding two-component regulator propeller domain-containing protein — protein sequence MKRKLILSAFLLLTFFLSQAQREQGSWQDYLSYNKASKIAVSPNKVFCVTEGGMFYYDLEDNSVNKFGGAIQLSDFGVNTIAYSEQNQVLVIAYSNSNIDLLYDDGEVVNLSDIKRKTIAGNKVINNISFSENEAYLACGFGIVVLDLDRQEVKDTYYIGDGGSSLEVNDIETDNNSIFAATNQGIYRADKNDPNLANFANWIHVDDIPHPDGIFNHLVYHAGNVIANYAAGEWYQDEMYMLNNGTWEPYNPEIRFAFDLQSNGNYLCIASRDVVFIIDSNHSQIGRIDSYKFNNRTVESIAPKSAGVSADGSVWIADNKEVLVRFYSESFEQTLPPGPINNDMYFVGAFNSEIWMSAGSTNGYVSPVFQRFGSDGWTYFNDQTHPELSGFHNILAVEVDPRDPDHFFVASWGGGLLEYRNDELVERYYNLNSPLETALPEQPNEPFTRVGGMSFDSEGNLWITNAECAHNLHKLTPSGEWESFELPEIANRYNVSDIIVNENDDKWMLIPGGHDAYVINKTGDQKKRLLVETYFSNGTDNIITPMHDVFSIAEDQNGAIWIGSGQGVAVYSSPSRIWNSDNFYATHPGLDLNDGIYHPLLETETVTAIAVDGANRKWLGTQNSGVFLVSETGEAEVLHFTAENSPLLSNTILSIAINQKNGEVFFGTDKGLISYQGEATGGADTYSDVYVYPNPVRETYDGPVTVAGLIENTDVKITDITGNLVFKTTSFGGQAVWDGKNLNGKRVKTGVYLVFCNDENGEETHITKILFIH from the coding sequence ATGAAAAGAAAACTTATACTTTCTGCATTTTTATTACTGACTTTTTTTCTTTCACAAGCGCAGCGCGAACAGGGCTCGTGGCAGGATTATCTTTCGTATAATAAAGCCAGCAAAATTGCGGTTTCGCCCAATAAAGTTTTCTGTGTTACCGAGGGCGGAATGTTTTATTACGACCTGGAAGACAACAGTGTAAATAAATTTGGCGGTGCCATTCAGTTGTCTGATTTTGGGGTAAACACCATTGCTTACAGCGAGCAGAACCAGGTGCTGGTCATTGCTTATTCAAACAGTAACATCGATTTGCTTTACGATGATGGCGAGGTGGTTAACCTGTCGGATATAAAGCGAAAAACTATTGCAGGGAACAAGGTCATTAATAACATTTCTTTCTCGGAAAATGAGGCCTATCTGGCCTGTGGTTTTGGGATTGTTGTGTTGGATCTGGATCGCCAGGAAGTAAAAGATACTTATTATATAGGCGATGGAGGTTCGTCGTTGGAAGTGAATGATATTGAAACGGATAACAATTCAATTTTTGCCGCTACTAACCAGGGAATTTACCGGGCGGATAAAAATGATCCCAACCTGGCCAATTTTGCCAACTGGATTCATGTGGATGATATTCCGCATCCGGACGGTATTTTTAATCATTTGGTATATCATGCGGGGAATGTAATTGCCAATTATGCCGCCGGAGAGTGGTATCAGGACGAAATGTATATGCTGAATAACGGAACATGGGAGCCCTATAATCCTGAAATACGTTTTGCATTCGACCTGCAGAGTAACGGAAACTACCTCTGTATTGCCAGTCGCGATGTGGTTTTTATCATCGATAGTAATCACTCGCAAATAGGACGGATTGACAGCTACAAATTTAATAACCGAACGGTAGAAAGTATCGCTCCAAAAAGTGCGGGTGTGTCGGCCGACGGTTCGGTTTGGATTGCTGACAACAAGGAAGTGCTGGTACGCTTTTACAGCGAAAGTTTTGAGCAAACCTTGCCTCCCGGACCGATTAATAACGACATGTATTTTGTTGGTGCTTTTAACTCGGAGATATGGATGAGCGCGGGAAGTACCAATGGGTATGTGAGCCCGGTTTTTCAGCGTTTTGGTAGCGATGGCTGGACCTACTTTAACGATCAAACGCATCCCGAATTGAGTGGATTTCATAACATATTAGCCGTTGAAGTGGATCCCCGCGATCCGGATCATTTTTTTGTGGCCAGCTGGGGTGGTGGATTACTGGAATACCGTAACGATGAGCTGGTTGAACGTTATTATAACCTGAACAGCCCGCTGGAAACTGCCTTGCCCGAGCAACCTAACGAGCCGTTTACACGAGTTGGCGGTATGAGTTTCGACTCGGAAGGAAACCTGTGGATTACCAATGCCGAGTGCGCCCATAACTTACACAAATTAACGCCATCGGGCGAATGGGAGTCGTTTGAATTGCCCGAAATTGCCAACAGATACAATGTTTCTGATATTATTGTGAATGAAAACGATGATAAATGGATGCTCATTCCGGGTGGACATGATGCTTATGTGATCAATAAAACCGGCGACCAGAAAAAAAGACTGTTGGTGGAGACCTATTTCAGCAATGGTACCGACAATATTATAACCCCGATGCATGATGTTTTCTCCATTGCTGAAGACCAAAATGGAGCCATTTGGATTGGTAGTGGGCAAGGCGTAGCCGTGTATAGCAGCCCGTCGCGAATATGGAATTCGGATAATTTTTATGCCACACATCCGGGGCTTGATTTGAATGACGGCATTTACCATCCGCTGCTTGAAACAGAAACCGTTACTGCCATTGCAGTTGATGGTGCTAACCGAAAATGGTTGGGAACACAAAACTCAGGAGTCTTTTTGGTATCGGAAACAGGCGAAGCGGAAGTGTTGCATTTCACTGCCGAAAACAGCCCGTTGCTTTCGAATACTATTCTGTCGATTGCCATCAATCAGAAAAATGGCGAGGTGTTTTTTGGAACCGACAAAGGACTGATCTCCTACCAGGGAGAAGCAACCGGAGGAGCAGACACGTATAGCGATGTTTATGTTTATCCAAATCCGGTGCGCGAAACCTACGATGGGCCGGTAACAGTTGCCGGATTAATTGAAAATACCGACGTAAAGATTACCGACATCACCGGCAATTTGGTATTCAAAACCACATCGTTTGGCGGACAGGCAGTTTGGGATGGAAAGAACCTGAACGGCAAGCGCGTAAAAACCGGAGTTTACCTGGTATTTTGTAACGATGAGAACGGGGAAGAAACCCACATTACAAAAATACTTTTCATCCATTGA
- the recO gene encoding DNA repair protein RecO, whose protein sequence is MITATEGIVLHTIKYGESSVITTVFTKEFGRQSYLINAARSRKSKNKAGLLQPLFMVELEAYQKQSRDLQRIRAMKSLTTYQEIPFDIVKSTQAIFLAEVLYKTIHEQESYPELFEFIKNALLYLDLMEEGKTNFHLYFLFHLTEYLGFMPDTTQSGFEGWLDLQKGAVVPFEPSHPMFVNKEATAVLVQLALLKINELDSLKLKRSMRDTLLAKLVDYYRLHFDTLGEIKSLKVLQEVFS, encoded by the coding sequence ATGATTACGGCAACCGAAGGTATTGTTTTGCACACGATTAAATATGGCGAGAGTAGTGTTATTACCACTGTTTTTACCAAAGAATTTGGCCGGCAAAGCTACCTGATAAATGCTGCCCGAAGCAGAAAGTCGAAAAATAAGGCCGGTTTGTTACAGCCCTTGTTTATGGTTGAACTGGAGGCATACCAAAAGCAATCGCGCGACCTGCAGCGAATCAGGGCAATGAAAAGCCTGACCACCTATCAGGAAATTCCTTTTGACATTGTAAAATCCACACAAGCTATTTTTCTTGCCGAGGTGCTTTATAAAACCATCCACGAGCAGGAAAGTTACCCGGAACTGTTTGAGTTTATAAAAAACGCGTTGCTGTATCTTGATCTGATGGAAGAGGGCAAAACAAATTTTCATCTGTACTTCCTGTTTCATTTAACCGAGTACCTTGGTTTTATGCCCGACACTACACAAAGCGGTTTTGAAGGCTGGCTCGATTTGCAAAAGGGTGCAGTGGTACCTTTTGAGCCTTCGCACCCCATGTTTGTCAATAAGGAAGCAACGGCAGTTTTGGTACAACTGGCTTTGCTGAAAATTAACGAACTGGATAGTTTGAAATTGAAACGCAGCATGCGCGATACGCTGCTAGCAAAGTTAGTGGATTATTACCGCCTGCATTTTGATACGCTGGGTGAAATAAAATCGCTGAAAGTGCTTCAGGAAGTTTTTTCCTGA
- the amrB gene encoding AmmeMemoRadiSam system protein B → MIFNNNKNREPAVAGQFYPSSASTLRNELEELFSTAVTVKTSQPLRAIVSPHAGYIYSGEIAAAAFKQIPANKNYRSIFVLASSHRYTFGGAAVYTEGNYETPLGEISVNKKIGKQLLASSTIFVDHNESHFYEHSLEVQLPFLQHRLSNNFTLVPIILGTHSTGICMKLAKALRPYFTPDNLFVISTDFSHYPSYENAKLADQLTADAICKNKPNKLLKALEKNKEKKIGNLATSLCGWTSVLTLLYLTKGRDFEFKQLAYKNSGDSKLYGEKDRVVGYWAIGVYEKPVFEISLSEKQEILQLARNSIARFLGEDIKEKKQKRSHNSILNQKAGAFISIYINNELRGCIGGFAGEKTLREMIKRFAVSATNDQRFDPIEPSELDNMTLEVSVLTPLKKIKSIDEFELGKHGIYIKSGFNSGTFLPQVAEKTGWSKEEFLGRCAKNKAGIGWDGWKTAELYTYEVVIVKDDQEKTS, encoded by the coding sequence ATGATATTCAATAATAACAAAAACCGCGAGCCGGCAGTGGCCGGACAATTTTACCCTTCATCCGCCAGCACCTTACGAAATGAGCTGGAAGAACTTTTCAGCACTGCCGTTACTGTAAAAACTTCGCAACCGCTGCGTGCTATTGTTTCGCCGCATGCGGGTTACATTTATAGCGGAGAAATTGCAGCGGCCGCTTTCAAACAAATTCCGGCAAATAAAAACTACCGGAGTATTTTTGTGTTGGCATCGAGCCACCGCTACACTTTTGGCGGAGCCGCAGTTTACACCGAAGGAAATTATGAAACTCCGCTGGGCGAGATTTCGGTGAATAAAAAGATCGGGAAACAACTGCTGGCCTCATCAACGATTTTTGTCGATCATAATGAATCGCACTTTTACGAACACAGTCTCGAGGTGCAGTTACCGTTTTTGCAACACCGTTTGTCAAACAACTTTACACTGGTTCCTATTATTCTTGGAACACACTCGACCGGCATTTGCATGAAGCTGGCAAAAGCGCTGCGACCCTATTTTACACCTGACAATTTATTTGTTATCAGCACCGACTTTTCACACTACCCAAGCTATGAAAATGCAAAGTTGGCGGACCAGTTAACCGCCGATGCCATTTGCAAAAACAAACCCAACAAACTGTTGAAAGCACTTGAAAAGAACAAGGAGAAGAAGATCGGCAATCTTGCCACCTCGTTGTGCGGCTGGACGTCGGTATTAACGCTGCTTTATCTCACCAAAGGAAGGGATTTTGAGTTCAAACAACTGGCCTACAAAAACTCGGGCGACAGTAAACTTTATGGCGAAAAAGACCGCGTGGTGGGCTACTGGGCTATTGGCGTTTACGAAAAACCTGTTTTTGAAATCAGCCTTTCGGAAAAACAGGAAATTCTGCAGCTGGCCCGAAATTCAATAGCCCGTTTTTTGGGTGAAGACATAAAAGAAAAGAAGCAAAAAAGGAGCCATAACAGCATCCTGAATCAGAAAGCCGGTGCATTCATCAGCATCTATATCAACAATGAATTACGCGGCTGCATTGGTGGTTTTGCGGGAGAAAAAACCTTGCGTGAAATGATTAAACGTTTTGCCGTCTCGGCTACAAACGACCAGCGTTTCGACCCGATTGAACCTTCTGAGCTCGACAATATGACACTGGAAGTTTCGGTTTTAACGCCTCTGAAAAAGATTAAATCGATTGATGAATTTGAATTGGGGAAACACGGCATTTATATAAAAAGTGGTTTTAACTCGGGTACTTTTTTGCCGCAGGTAGCTGAAAAAACCGGTTGGAGCAAAGAAGAATTTCTGGGAAGATGCGCAAAAAACAAAGCCGGAATTGGCTGGGACGGATGGAAAACCGCTGAACTTTACACCTATGAGGTAGTGATTGTGAAGGACGATCAGGAAAAAACTTCCTGA
- a CDS encoding 3'(2'),5'-bisphosphate nucleotidase CysQ: MELNKVHSVIDVLAEAGRAIIEVYESNNFDEQRKSDNTAVTRADKASSKIINAGLAQIFPEIPVLDEETNFPEYEIRKTWENYFLVDPLDGTKEFIKRNGEFCINIGLINKTAPINGWIYEPLKEKGWYCGKGGGIYTFDSKGNFKEMQKPEPYNGKIRVATSRSFFKPREAELIEKMKGTFELEILHCGSSKKQIEIIKGNADMYLKAGPCSEWDTAPGQLMVEEFGGTVFRQDTFETMAYNKADLINPHFVMLNERLNTPEFVAFMQQIIQE, from the coding sequence ATGGAACTAAACAAGGTACATAGCGTTATTGATGTGCTGGCTGAAGCCGGAAGAGCAATCATAGAAGTGTATGAAAGTAACAACTTTGATGAGCAGCGTAAATCGGATAATACAGCAGTTACCCGGGCCGACAAAGCTTCGAGTAAGATTATCAATGCAGGCCTTGCACAAATATTCCCCGAAATTCCTGTTTTAGATGAAGAAACAAATTTCCCGGAGTACGAGATTCGTAAAACCTGGGAGAATTATTTTTTGGTTGATCCGCTGGATGGCACCAAGGAGTTTATTAAACGAAACGGCGAATTCTGCATCAACATCGGATTGATTAACAAAACAGCTCCTATAAACGGATGGATTTATGAACCCTTGAAAGAAAAAGGCTGGTATTGCGGTAAAGGTGGAGGTATTTATACGTTCGACAGCAAAGGGAATTTTAAAGAAATGCAGAAACCGGAGCCATACAACGGAAAAATAAGGGTGGCCACCAGTCGCTCGTTTTTTAAGCCCCGCGAAGCTGAACTGATCGAAAAAATGAAAGGCACTTTTGAGCTGGAGATATTACACTGCGGCAGTTCAAAAAAGCAAATCGAGATCATAAAAGGAAATGCCGATATGTACCTGAAAGCAGGCCCTTGCTCTGAATGGGATACTGCACCCGGCCAGTTGATGGTGGAAGAATTTGGTGGCACTGTTTTTCGTCAGGATACCTTCGAAACCATGGCTTACAACAAAGCCGATCTTATAAATCCGCACTTTGTAATGCTTAATGAAAGGCTTAATACACCTGAATTTGTTGCATTTATGCAGCAAATTATTCAGGAGTAG
- a CDS encoding SPOR domain-containing protein: MNRIVVLLAILAITASSCKIFQKSSGQAESAYTTDTTAPTKVFTVPGSETTTQPTAVTKPEPVADEKPIAIRKEQVSFTSETDQTANAGNTFFVILGSFSQLDNAKNYRTTLIDEGFTPIILHSETGYYRVCVNSYKSESEARGRVAQVRNAFPKYSDVWLLIKE; this comes from the coding sequence ATGAATAGGATAGTTGTTCTTTTAGCGATTCTTGCAATTACTGCATCTTCATGTAAAATATTTCAAAAATCATCGGGTCAGGCCGAATCGGCCTATACCACCGACACCACTGCACCAACAAAAGTGTTTACCGTACCGGGTAGCGAAACAACCACGCAGCCAACTGCTGTAACAAAACCCGAACCGGTAGCCGACGAAAAACCAATTGCAATACGCAAAGAGCAGGTTTCGTTTACCAGCGAAACCGATCAGACTGCTAATGCCGGGAATACTTTCTTTGTGATTTTGGGCTCGTTTAGCCAGTTAGACAACGCAAAAAATTACCGTACAACGCTTATCGATGAAGGTTTTACACCGATCATCCTGCACAGCGAAACCGGTTATTACCGTGTTTGTGTTAATTCGTACAAAAGCGAATCCGAAGCACGCGGAAGAGTAGCACAGGTGCGTAATGCTTTCCCAAAATACTCAGATGTTTGGCTTTTAATTAAAGAATAA
- a CDS encoding dCMP deaminase family protein produces MCKDEKQKLLDQRYLKMADIWSQNSYCKRRQVGALIVKDKMIISDGYNGTPSGFENNCEDEDNKTKPYVLHAEANAITKVAKSGNSSDGATLYVTSSPCLECSKLIIQAGIKRVVFTESYRLEDGINLLKRADIEVKQVDI; encoded by the coding sequence ATGTGTAAAGACGAAAAGCAGAAGTTATTGGATCAACGCTATCTGAAGATGGCCGATATATGGTCGCAAAACTCGTACTGTAAACGCCGCCAGGTAGGTGCGTTAATTGTAAAGGATAAAATGATTATTTCTGACGGATACAACGGTACACCGTCGGGATTCGAAAATAATTGCGAAGACGAAGACAACAAAACAAAACCATACGTACTACATGCCGAGGCCAATGCCATTACAAAGGTGGCCAAGTCGGGTAACAGTAGCGACGGTGCCACTTTGTACGTCACTTCATCGCCTTGTTTAGAGTGTTCGAAACTGATTATTCAGGCCGGAATTAAACGTGTGGTGTTTACCGAGAGTTACCGCCTGGAAGATGGAATAAACCTGTTAAAACGTGCTGATATTGAAGTAAAGCAGGTGGATATATAA